Proteins encoded by one window of Kribbella flavida DSM 17836:
- a CDS encoding general stress protein yields the protein MSTQGMPSMDPRPTGLTIGTYDTYLEAQRAVDYLSDEKFPVEHTTIVGNNLRQVEKITGRLTWARALTAGLASGAWFGLFVGVLLGLFTSEGGWLAALVTGVVLGAIFGMAFGAIGYAQLGGRRDFTSRTAVVATTYDVLCDFKYAEEARNHLAKLALKGEVAPRLPEQSS from the coding sequence ATGAGCACCCAGGGCATGCCCTCGATGGACCCCCGGCCGACGGGGCTGACGATCGGCACGTACGACACCTACCTGGAGGCGCAGCGCGCGGTCGACTACCTCTCGGACGAGAAGTTCCCGGTGGAGCACACCACCATCGTCGGCAACAACCTGCGGCAGGTGGAGAAGATCACCGGCCGGCTGACCTGGGCCCGGGCGCTCACCGCCGGCCTGGCCAGCGGCGCCTGGTTCGGCCTGTTCGTCGGCGTGCTGCTCGGCCTGTTCACCAGTGAGGGCGGCTGGCTGGCCGCCCTGGTCACCGGTGTGGTGCTGGGCGCGATCTTCGGGATGGCGTTCGGCGCAATCGGCTACGCCCAGCTGGGTGGCCGCCGCGACTTCACGTCCCGGACCGCGGTGGTGGCGACGACGTACGACGTGCTCTGCGACTTCAAGTACGCCGAGGAGGCGCGCAACCACCTGGCCAAGCTGGCTCTCAAGGGTGAGGTCGCGCCGCGCCTTCCCGAGCAGTCCAGCTAG
- a CDS encoding magnesium and cobalt transport protein CorA, with translation MTSRRWDMGATRRVGRVFSRRTPLGSLPLDLVGSGKLDGALVDWAYYRDGHRDTRDGNYVDALARARRGVGFVWIGLFQPNERQLAVVGEEFGLHPLALEDATEAHQRPKLERYGETLFAVFKTVRYVPHDDLTATSEVVESGEVMVFCGPGFVITVRHGGHSELAGLRQVLERTPERLAAGPGTVLHAIADHVVDSYLAVAASVQSDIDVIETEMFSPRGWRNIDRVYQLKREVLELKRAVAPLAGPMRALATLRHPLIADEIRDYFRDVDDHLLRVKEQVVSFDELLSSILQAGLAQVQVSENEDMRRISAWVAIIAVPTLIAGVYGMNFEHMPETSTKYGYYVVLGGMATACTVLYRLFKRNRWL, from the coding sequence ATGACCAGCCGGAGGTGGGACATGGGCGCGACACGCCGCGTCGGACGTGTCTTCTCCCGCCGTACCCCGTTGGGGTCGCTGCCACTCGACCTGGTCGGCAGCGGCAAGCTGGACGGCGCCCTGGTCGACTGGGCCTACTACCGCGACGGTCACCGGGACACCCGCGACGGCAACTACGTGGATGCCCTGGCGCGCGCCCGGCGCGGCGTTGGCTTCGTCTGGATCGGCCTGTTCCAGCCGAACGAGCGCCAGTTGGCCGTGGTCGGTGAGGAGTTCGGCCTGCACCCGCTGGCCCTGGAGGACGCCACCGAGGCGCACCAGCGCCCGAAGCTGGAGCGGTACGGCGAGACGCTGTTCGCCGTGTTCAAGACCGTGCGCTACGTGCCGCACGACGACCTGACCGCCACCAGCGAGGTGGTGGAGTCGGGCGAGGTGATGGTGTTCTGCGGCCCCGGCTTCGTGATCACCGTGCGGCACGGCGGGCACAGTGAGCTGGCCGGGCTGCGGCAGGTGCTGGAGAGAACGCCGGAGCGGCTGGCGGCCGGCCCCGGCACGGTTCTGCACGCGATCGCCGACCACGTCGTCGACAGCTACCTGGCGGTGGCGGCCTCGGTCCAGTCCGACATCGACGTGATCGAGACCGAGATGTTCAGCCCGCGCGGCTGGCGCAACATCGACCGGGTCTACCAGCTCAAGCGCGAGGTGCTGGAGCTGAAGCGCGCGGTCGCTCCGCTGGCCGGACCGATGCGGGCCCTGGCCACCCTGCGGCACCCGCTGATCGCCGACGAGATCCGCGACTACTTCCGCGACGTCGACGACCACCTGCTCCGGGTCAAGGAGCAGGTGGTCTCGTTCGACGAGCTGCTCAGCTCCATCCTGCAGGCCGGCCTGGCCCAGGTGCAGGTCTCGGAGAACGAGGACATGCGCCGGATCTCCGCCTGGGTGGCGATCATCGCCGTCCCGACGTTGATCGCGGGGGTCTACGGAATGAACTTCGAGCACATGCCGGAGACCAGCACGAAGTACGGGTACTACGTGGTGCTGGGCGGCATGGCGACCGCTTGCACCGTGCTCTACCGGCTCTTCAAACGCAACCGCTGGCTCTGA
- a CDS encoding ArsR/SmtB family transcription factor produces MLRIHFTPRDLAKVTIATRPAPLWEVLLSLHMLQHSDGRLVFEDWRRHVRTTVAPDQMRLLLELTPPRGYSPDFLTPADCPADFESALELALSTPRQQVRSQLDLLSHYRPVSPWTRELAEGERSSMRKLGHAIRTYHDAAIAPYWKSIGTHVSADRAHRGEALSRHGVDRLLSSLHPRVRWVAPVLQVLDMTDRDLYLDGRGIELQPSAFCWQVPTKLQDPELKPILVYPIQHAPGILRQSSTEASAPSNPLGALLGSTRAAALEAAVEGCTTTELAKRCNISPAAASHQATVLREAGLITTRRDGASVRHEITQLGIWLLSGHGSGGLRRETLPAVAN; encoded by the coding sequence GTGCTACGCATTCACTTCACCCCGCGCGACCTGGCCAAGGTGACGATTGCGACCAGGCCTGCCCCGCTCTGGGAGGTGCTGCTCAGCCTGCACATGCTGCAGCACTCCGACGGCCGGCTGGTGTTCGAGGACTGGCGCCGGCACGTGCGTACGACGGTCGCTCCGGACCAGATGCGGCTGCTGCTGGAGCTGACGCCACCGCGGGGCTACTCCCCCGACTTCCTGACCCCGGCCGACTGCCCAGCCGACTTCGAGAGCGCGCTGGAGCTCGCCCTGTCCACGCCCAGGCAGCAGGTGCGCAGCCAGCTCGACCTGCTCAGCCACTACCGCCCTGTCTCGCCGTGGACCCGCGAGCTGGCCGAGGGCGAGCGGTCGTCGATGCGCAAGCTCGGCCACGCGATCCGGACGTACCACGACGCCGCCATCGCGCCGTACTGGAAGTCCATCGGCACTCATGTCTCGGCCGACCGGGCGCATCGCGGTGAGGCGCTCTCCCGGCACGGCGTGGATCGGCTGCTGTCGTCGCTGCACCCGCGAGTTCGCTGGGTGGCTCCGGTGCTGCAGGTGCTCGACATGACCGACCGCGACCTCTACCTGGACGGCCGCGGGATCGAGCTGCAGCCGTCGGCGTTCTGCTGGCAGGTGCCGACGAAGCTGCAGGACCCTGAGCTGAAGCCGATCCTGGTCTACCCGATCCAGCACGCACCGGGCATTCTCCGCCAGTCGTCGACCGAGGCGTCCGCCCCGTCCAACCCGCTCGGCGCTCTGCTCGGCTCCACCCGGGCGGCGGCGCTGGAGGCAGCGGTTGAGGGCTGCACGACGACCGAGCTGGCCAAGCGCTGCAACATCTCCCCAGCCGCGGCCAGCCACCAGGCGACCGTACTGCGGGAGGCCGGGCTGATCACCACCCGGCGCGACGGCGCCTCCGTCCGGCACGAGATCACCCAGCTCGGTATCTGGCTGCTCTCCGGCCACGGCTCGGGCGGTCTCCGGCGCGAAACTCTGCCGGCCGTCGCGAACTGA
- a CDS encoding winged helix-turn-helix domain-containing protein, with product MLRIHFTSQDLARTTVAEEPDPLWEVLLSLHQLQVQDGWSHYGHWRESTRRQLPKQVAQLLQLTPPRGYSPDFLTPAHPGKTFEEGVEQVLSTSRRRFQQELELLSVRRTGSGWIRELVNGHGDVVKGLGQTLHVYHRHGIAPYWDSLRSLVRADHQQKVGHLAAAGVDHLLGHLHPAVRWEAPVLKVDGLPDQDLHLEGRGLRLQPSVFCWRKPTKLRDPLLQPVLVYPVQHGPGALHRRSAGGQSRPLAALLGQTRAAALEAIANSCTTTELAQRCQISLAGASRQAGVLRDAGLITTRRAGQAVRHDLTALGRMVLEGRASGQSL from the coding sequence GTGCTGCGCATCCATTTCACCAGCCAGGACCTGGCCCGGACCACGGTCGCCGAGGAGCCGGACCCGCTCTGGGAGGTCCTGCTCAGCTTGCACCAGCTGCAGGTGCAGGACGGCTGGAGCCACTACGGCCACTGGCGTGAGAGCACGCGCAGGCAGCTTCCGAAGCAGGTCGCGCAACTGCTGCAGCTCACACCGCCGCGCGGGTACTCCCCTGACTTCCTGACGCCCGCCCATCCGGGCAAAACCTTCGAAGAGGGCGTGGAGCAGGTCTTGTCCACTTCCCGTCGCCGGTTCCAGCAGGAGCTCGAGCTACTCTCCGTACGCCGAACGGGCTCGGGCTGGATCCGGGAGCTGGTCAACGGGCACGGTGACGTCGTGAAGGGACTCGGCCAAACGCTGCACGTCTATCACCGGCACGGCATCGCGCCGTACTGGGACTCCCTGCGTTCGCTCGTCCGCGCCGATCATCAGCAGAAGGTCGGGCATCTCGCTGCGGCCGGGGTGGACCACCTGCTCGGCCACCTACATCCGGCCGTTCGCTGGGAAGCGCCGGTCCTCAAGGTCGACGGGCTGCCGGACCAGGATCTGCACCTGGAGGGACGCGGTCTTCGTCTGCAACCGTCGGTGTTCTGCTGGCGGAAACCGACCAAGCTGCGCGACCCGCTGCTCCAGCCGGTGCTGGTCTACCCGGTCCAGCACGGACCCGGAGCCCTGCACCGCCGCTCGGCCGGCGGCCAGTCACGCCCGCTGGCCGCCCTGCTCGGCCAGACCCGCGCCGCCGCTCTGGAGGCCATCGCCAACAGCTGTACGACGACCGAGCTGGCTCAGCGCTGCCAGATCTCCCTCGCCGGCGCCAGCCGCCAGGCGGGGGTGCTGCGCGACGCCGGGCTGATCACCACCCGGCGAGCCGGGCAGGCGGTCCGGCACGACCTCACCGCCCTGGGCCGGATGGTGCTGGAGGGCAGGGCCAGCGGCCAGAGCTTGTAG